A section of the Pochonia chlamydosporia 170 chromosome 2, whole genome shotgun sequence genome encodes:
- a CDS encoding MYND domain-containing protein (similar to Cordyceps militaris CM01 XP_006673748.1) — protein MDDVDLREQLLDRRLQLTEGLAGLPYDLILYLQRAVVHSDLGYPDLAAGDAYKALLLTDEVCNEGFEYHEKAMESLLMHTCIPFPEVMTFGDLPEEWSPAVVESLGGGEEAARRLAGLASIRAYQVLALSLLLCGCLKSASSFCERGLKLAPQNKELLNTQSHIKTVARRRLRRDDFDTNDLPDFGVVRREVYPWNDHEPDRFAQESLDTLNADLKTMAPKCAVQVATLPVLLEGASNTDHYDVIPTCKQLGVFAVEDIEPGEDVLREYSLLTANNRLKDPVCDACSSDLPPLDSENKAVNCDECYDTVYCSQYCHDIAQERYHPAVCEKDVDAIAKDPEASEADETLYLLLLSRVLALAAHQEIHPLDVREVRFIWGDFVPTATNDIDISPNAGPPPEWTLPFSFKYSIETPLHVLEKMDIDIYTSLPQYDFWVLNTLYAKFRGTASARKNPRDGRPDVAAVHPYWCLANHDCDPNVTWDWGGRMVLWARKERVVGGQSGGIKKGEEILNHYCDVSLSVQQRREWARGSLGGWCMCKRCRDEATQNGIEGP, from the coding sequence ATGGACGACGTTGACCTTCgcgagcagcttcttgatcGTCGACTGCAGTTGACAGAAGGTCTCGCCGGCCTGCCCTATGACTTAATACTCTACCTTCAACGTGCCGTCGTTCACTCCGACCTGGGCTACCCGGATCTCGCCGCCGGTGATGCCTACAAGGCATTGTTGTTAACTGACGAAGTATGCAATGAAGGGTTCGAATACCATGAAAAGGCTATGGAGAGCCTGTTGATGCACACATGCATTCCCTTTCCTGAGGTGATGACTTTCGGAGACCTTCCTGAGGAGTGGTCGCCGGCTGTCGTCGAAAGcctgggtggtggtgaagaagCTGCACGTCGACTCGCCGGTCTTGCCTCTATTCGAGCTTACCAGGTTTTAGCATTGAGTCTACTCCTCTGCGGATGCTTGAAAAGTGCCTCCAGCTTTTGCGAACGAGGTTTAAAGCTCGCCCCACAGAATAAAGAACTTCTCAATACACAATCTCACATAAAGACTGTGGCCCGACGTCGACTGCGACGCGATGACTTTGACACAAACGACTTGCCAGACTTTGGCGTGGTTCGTCGAGAGGTTTATCCATGGAATGACCATGAACCCGACCGTTTTGCGCAAGAGTCTTTGGATACCTTGAATGCAGACCTCAAGACAATGGCCCCGAAATGCGCGGTACAGGTTGCCACATTGCCCGTTCTGTTGGAAGGGGCAAGCAACACAGACCATTACGACGTAATTCCAACTTGCAAGCAGCTCGGTGTGTTTGCGGTTGAAGATATAGAACCGGGAGAGGACGTGCTGCGCGAATACTCGCTACTGACAGCGAACAATCGGTTAAAGGATCCCGTTTGTGACGCATGCAGCTCCGATCTTCCACCCCTTGACAGTGAAAACAAGGCTGTGAATTGCGATGAGTGCTATGACACTGTTTACTGCAGTCAATACTGCCACGATATTGCACAGGAGCGCTACCATCCAGCTGTTTGCGAGAAGGATGTCGACGCCATAGCCAAGGATCCCGAAGCCTCCGAGGCAGACGAGACGCTATACCTCCTTTTGCTCTCTCGCGTACTGGCATTAGCTGCTCATCAAGAAATCCATCCCCTTGATGTACGGGAAGTCCGATTCATCTGGGGAGATTTCGTACCAACCGCTACCAACGACATCGATATATCGCCCAATGCCGGCCCACCACCAGAGTGGACATTGCCGTTTTCTTTCAAATACAGCATCGAGACGCCACTCCATGTACTGGAAAAGATGGATATTGACATATATACGTCTCTTCCCCAATACGACTTTTGGGTACTGAATACCCTATACGCCAAGTTCCGCGGCACAGCATCAGCACGGAAGAACCCCCGGGACGGACGTCCAGATGTGGCAGCAGTCCATCCATACTGGTGCCTTGCCAACCACGATTGCGACCCCAACGTCACCTGGGACTGGGGTGGGCGCATGGTCCTATGGGCTCGCAAGGAGCGGGTTGTCGGCGGCCAATCCGGAGGCATCAAGAAGGGCGAGGAGATCCTGAACCATTATTGCGATGTTTCTCTGTCCGTACAGCAACGACGAGAATGGGCTCGAGGAAGCCTAGGAGGGTGGTGCATGTGCAAACGTTGTCGAGACGA
- a CDS encoding 6-phosphogluconolactonase (similar to Metarhizium acridum CQMa 102 XP_007810026.1) — MPKTQPNLYAFRNVDSLATALRGYVVQSQNAGFNRHDSFKVAVSGGSLPKTLAQALLAPSSGPEDVIDFTKWEIFFADERAVALDHADSNYGLLKSELLDKIPADQQPTVHPIDTTYLDDTQELADQYEKSLVGSFASRDSVRLPIFDLILLGCGPDGHTCSLFPGHPLLRETDAWVSPIEDSPKPPPRRITLTLPVVTHAVRVAFVATGGGKKDIMKQIFDSLEATLPCSLVNEASGERCSWFVDEPAVEGVGFPRKAFL; from the coding sequence ATGCCCAAGACACAGCCCAACCTCTACGCCTTTCGCAACGTCGATTCCCTAGCCACAGCCCTCCGGGGATATGTTGTGCAGAGCCAAAACGCAGGCTTCAACCGACACGACTCCTTCAAAGTTGCCGTCTCAGGCGGCTCCCTGCCAAAGACTCTCGCACAAGCCCTCCTGGCCCCGTCATCCGGCCCCGAAGACGTGATCGACTTCACCAAGTGGGAAATCTTCTTCGCAGACGAGCGTGCCGTGGCCCTCGACCACGCCGACTCCAACTATGGCCTCTTGAAATCCGAGCTCCTCGACAAGATCCCCGCCGACCAGCAACCCACCGTCCATCCCATCGACACCACCTACCTCGACGATACCCAAGAACTCGCCGACCAGTACGAAAAGTCTCTCGTCGGCAGCTTCGCCAGCCGTGACTCCGTCCGCCTCCCCATCTTCGACCTCATCCTTCTGGGCTGCGGCCCCGACGGCCACACCTGCTCCCTCTTCCCGGGTCATCCCCTCCTCCGCGAGACAGACGCCTGGGTCTCTCCCATTGAAGACTCGCCCAAGCCTCCGCCCAGGAGAATCACGCTTACTCTGCCCGTTGTCACACACGCCGTGCGCGTGGCATTTGTCGCTACAGGTGGTGGAAAGAAGGACATAATGAAGCAAATTTTTGATTCTCTCGAGGCTACTCTGCCGTGCTCCTTGGTCAACGAAGCCTCTGGCGAGCGATGCAGCTGGTTTGTGGACGAACCTGCCGTTGAGGGCGTTGGATTCCCTAGAAAGGCTTTCCTGTAG
- a CDS encoding major facilitator superfamily transporter (similar to Colletotrichum fioriniae PJ7 XP_007590587.1) — protein MTTANDTPTAVLAPTEASPLLGDGHIADQTPNYSGREAEANGPQNDQDEPERMGNPEVAKKMHLIVPAIGIGLYLVAVDQLLTVAAYAKIGNELNALNNMSWIATSYFLTLTAFQPLYGKLSDIFGRKECLLFAYAIFGIGCVGCGLARNMVELCVSRAVAGIGGGGMNAVVSILMSFLGQAPLCCIAWLAVYFVLDLPRPSHDHWLVKFRRIDFLGAFALVLAVTSLLTGLDFGSNLGWSKLATIIPLSLAPVFFAVFILIEARVASHPFAPAHIIFHPALFAGYLGNFFGTASQFGVFFFVPLFFQAVQGLSATESGMLLVPGMLVGVCASLFGGWVIKRTGKFYAITIISYGFIVLSLLPISLSVLFRSTLGETFGNMVNGFGGGCGITTILIGLLANSNQDDTAVVVACSYLFRSLGSSIGISISSAVMQQTLRSQLAARLPNGDQAREIEDRVRESLDYIKELPPFLADQVRRSYQLSILAAFAPTLVFGLAAFVVTFWVKEKSLKK, from the exons ATGACCACCGCCAACGATACGCCCACTGCCGTTCTGGCACCCACAGAAGCCTCCCCCCTTCTCGGGGACGGCCATATCGCTGACCAAACACCCAACTACTCCGGTCGAGAAGCTGAAGCCAATGGCCCCCAAAATGACCAAGATGAGCCGGAGAGGATGGGAAATCCAGAGgtggccaagaagatgcaCCTGATTGTGCCGGCTATTGGCATTGGC TTGTACCTCGTAGCTGTCGACCAATTACTCACCGTAGCGGCTTACGCCAAAATTGGAAACGAGTTAAACGCTCTCAATAATATGAGCTGGATAGCTACTTC ATACTTTCTCACCCTGACAGCTTTTCAGCCTCTATACGGCAAACTCAGTGACATATTCGGACGCAAGGAATGTCTCCTCTTCGCGTATGCCATCTTCGGCATCGGCTGCGTGGGATGCGGCCTCGCTCGAAACATGGTCGAGCTATGCGTCTCTCGCGCTGTAGCTGGCAtaggaggaggaggcatgAATGCCGTAGTGTCCATCCTGAT GTCCTTCCTCGGCCAAGCACCACTCTGCTGCATCGCCTGGCTAGCAGTCTACTTCGTCCTTGACCTACCCCGACCGTCTCACGACCACTGGCTCGTCAAGTTCCGCCGCATCGATTTCCTCGGCGCCTTCGCCCTCGTCCTGGCCGTCACCTCACTCCTCACCGGCCTCGACTTCGGCTCCAACCTCGGCTGGTCGAAACTCGCTACCATCATCCCGCTGTCCCTTGCTcccgtcttcttcgccgtcttcatcctcatcgaaGCCAGGGTTGCGTCCCACCCCTTCGCTCCCGCACACATCATCTTCCACCCTGCCCTGTTCGCCGGCTACCTGGGCAACTTCTTCGGAACGGCCAGCCAGTTCGGCGTGTTTTTCTTCGtgcctctcttcttccaggCTGTGCAGGGCCTGAGCGCCACGGAGAGCGGAATGCTCTTGGTGCCGGGCATGTTGGTCGGCGTTTGTGCGAGTTTGTTCGGCGGCTGGGTTATCAAGCGGACGGGCAAGTTTTACGCCATTACCATTATTAGCTATGGTTTTATTGTGCTTAGCTTGTTGCCTATTTCGCTGTCCGTCTTGTTCAGAAGTACTCTTGGAGAGACTTTTGGAAACATGGtgaatggctttggtggAGGCTGCG GCATAACAACAATCTTGATCGGACTCctcgccaactccaaccaagATGATACCGCCGTCGTAGTAGCATGTTCCTACCTCTTCCGCTCACTCGGTtccagcatcggcatcagcataTCCTCCGCTGTCATGCAGCAGACTCTGCGCAGCCAGCTTGCCGCGCGGTTACCGAATGGCGATCAAGCGCGGGAGATTGAGGACCGCGTGCGTGAGAGCCTCGACTATATCAAGGAGTTGCCGCCGTTTTTGGCGGATCAAGTGCGAAGGAGTTATCAGTTGTCTATATTGGCGGCATTTGCACCGACGTTGGTGTTTGGTCTGGCTGCATTTGTGGTTACGTTTTgggtcaaggagaagagttTGAAGAAATAA
- a CDS encoding TBC domain-containing protein (similar to Cordyceps militaris CM01 XP_006667636.1) — protein sequence MAPLALAYQVVGPYVGSKGQLENWAEALEDGRKDYEERKDHFLRYIQHPEALTELSVDPLADDPDSPWNTVRQDEIIRAEIQQDVQRLPDEANYHESSFQGMILDILFIYCKVNPNRGGYRQGMHELLAPLMYALGEDSIDLSTISSETHADESMLRVLDSAFLEHDAYILFSKLMEQAQSFYEVTDGSTPSHHVTQPVILQEQRSAIVDRSKYIHEICLNKVDPELASHLTNIEILPQIFLIRWIRLLFSREFPFNQLLVLWDTVFAVDPTLKLIDLICVAMLIRIRWQLLEADYSVCLQLLLKYPAPEQPHGPHTFVDDALYLRDHLDAAGGSSLIMKYTGKLPENPNNIKPSHSNRNAGLRVNSVRQRGGRAALSPSRLSQQPPSMEAFFQGAARGASRVLERSEKLGINQAVRDAMGEIRRNVQSFNEARQAQQSPRHVLSDEGAAQALAAMEKRNKELASLLNDTVTNLKTVSMSEFEDKAKSLELIEVAAAKIQFVQIYLEDSTMDIPVFSSPSKPEPSTSASKETTSAKPDEDKTPVPKETSVEKLDNTATSAPDLSKLAINEDDSQSHKDVTDPDKMDTSTDEQPEQTSLADPSTQKSVEVRPAPVPTRSTLAQSSFSWMLEPDESAPSRVAAASKSPPAQHKKKPSNNMSRERNAFLFGEITTDATEGSMPLKTDDIFGMEPIAKSKGKMQGLFDDK from the exons ATGGCTCCTCTAGCCCTTGCGTATCAGGTTGTCGGTCCGTATGTTGGAAG TAAAGGACAATTGGAAAACTGGGCGGAAGCTCTAGAAGATGGCCGAAAGGATTATGAGGAACGCAAAGATCATTTTCTCCGGTATATTCAACATCCCGAAGCTCTCACAGAGCTATCAGTCGACCCCTTGGCTGATGACCCTGAC TCCCCGTGGAATACTGTTCGTCAGGATGAGATAATCCGAGCTGAGATTCAACAAGATGTCCAGCGTCTTCCCGATGAGGCCAACTACCACGAAAGCTCTTTTCAAGGCATGATTCTGGACATCCTATTCATCTATTGTAAAGTCAACCCAAACCGAGGCGGATATCGTCAAGGAATGCATGAGCTTCTTGCACCATTGATGTATGCTCTTGGAGAAGATTCGATTGACCTAAGCACCATTAGCAGCGAGACTCATGCCGATGAGTCAATGCTACGTGTGCTGGATTCCGCCTTTCTAGAGCACGACGCGTACATTCTGTTCTCGAAGCTTATGGAGCAAGCGCAATCATTCTACGAAGTTACAGATGGAAGCACACCGTCACATCATGTTACTCAACCAGTAATTCTGCAGGAACAACGGTCCGCAATTGTTGACCGAAGCAAGTATATCCATGAAATATGCTTGAACAAGGTCGACCCCGAACTCGCATCTCATCTCACAAACATAGAGATTCTACCGCAAATATTTCTCAT CCGATGGATACGCCTGTTGTTTAGTCGCGAGTTCCCATTCAACCAACTCCTCGTCCTATGGGATACCGTATTCGCGGTGGATCCCACATTAAAGCTGATAGACTTAATCTGTGTCGCCATGTTGATTCGTATTCGATGGCAGT TACTGGAAGCTGACTATTCTGTCTGCTTGCAACTTCTTCTAAAATACCCTGCTCCGGAACAGCCTCATGGACCGCACACATTTGTAGATGATGCCTTGTATCTACGGGATCACCTAGACGCCGCGGGTGGCTCGAGCCTGATCATGAAGTACACCGGAAAGTTGCCCGAGAACCCAAACAACATTAAGCCCTCTCACTCAAACAGAAATGCCGGCCTGAGAGTCAACTCCGTTCGTCAACGAGGCGGCCGGGCGGCTTTATCACCCTCTAGACTCAGTCAACAACCGCCCAGCATGGAGGCTTTCTTCCAAGGAGCGGCTCGCGGCGCCAGCCGTGTGTTGGAAAGAAGTGAGAAACTGGGCATTAACCAGGCAGTGCGGGATGCCATGGGGGAAATCAGACGCAACGTCCAAAGCTTTAATGAGGCCCGACAAGCACAACAGTCCCCTAGGCATGTTCTCAGCGATGAAGGTGCAGCCCAggcattggcagccatggaaaAGCGAAACAAGGAGCTGGCCAGTTTGCTCAACGATACCGTCACCAACCTCAAAACTGTATCTATGTCGGAATTTGAGGACAAGGCTAAGAGCTTGGAACTTATCGAGGTGGCAGCGGCCAAAATCCAATTTGTGCAAATCTACCTGGAGGATTCCACAATGGATATCCCAGTCTTTTCTTCGCCGTCAAAACCCGAGCCTTCTACGTCCGCGAGCAAAGAAACAACGTCTGCGAAGCCGGATGAAGACAAAACGCCAGTGCCCAAAGAAACCTCTGTTGAAAAATTAGACAACACCGCAACATCAGCCCCAGATCTGTCGAAACTGGCCATCAATGAAGACGACTCACAATCGCACAAAGATGTCACCGATccagacaagatggacaCGAGCACAGACGAGCAACCTGAGCAGACCTCCCTGGCCGACCCTTCGACTCAGAAATCCGTCGAAGTACGACCTGCTCCCGTTCCGACTCGCTCAACTCTTGCTCAGTCATCCTTCTCGTGGATGCTGGAACCAGATGAATCCGCGCCATCTCGCGTTGCGGCAGCAAGCAAATCCCCGCCCGCGCAGCACAAGAAGAAACCCTCCAACAACATGAGCCGAGAACGCAACGCATTTCTATTCGGCGAGATAACGACCGACGCCACAGAAGGGAGCATGCCCCTGAAGACGGACGACATCTTTGGGATGGAGCCGATTGCCAAGTCAAAGGGCAAGATGCAGGGGTTGTTTGACGATAAATAG
- a CDS encoding serine/threonine-protein kinase ppk6 (similar to Metarhizium acridum CQMa 102 XP_007810022.1): MSADLFAEFNNSSTSTPTPAQPNNLFGQPPQPPPNQSHTQDPFNFSVGSNPVPGNQPGPQWSSFQSTSNSMSGWDQPAQPSQPSNVSPRQADDDDGWGDFEVAEPTGQATAAPVSAQTKVNALPPDVRSSAWNSYSAFDSQPPQIQHNARQTPNTAPTTNFMGGGLGDIGGFGDQEYQIPQPEPKRKSQLKTTPADPNVLFDAEDFELGGDGEDDDEFDEFGEFGDFEAVEQTTRSKPTPATASQLTQSLDLLGFDDPPLASPPNETELKAKNKETHPAPNPLSFGAMSSSKTQPTESSARQQQPASTVPGIKKSEPVSMHKAKSGSVSLSSTKKRASVTRAISAKVSANDDEWGAWDDFPEGNGGNGIGQTSNSTEGTDSWGWDTGDDSKPNAVAIDDSSPPPTNIPPPSILLSAFPELFNTGNALFKPVAGQSTSVKQKVLSNPKAVQFLNGYVLLATTAARVIAGRKHRWHRDKILAKSMSISAAGSKGMKLAGVDKQQAVREDREAADVVSAWREHVGRLRSAVAAANGAGKTSLKVPELTENPQIQTAKMVPTAPKPCIICGLKREERVAKLDLDIEDSFGEWWVDHWGHRACKNFWVEHEQHLRQR, encoded by the coding sequence ATGTCGGCAGATCTCTTTGCCGAATTCAATAAttcctcaacttcaaccccaACTCCAGCTCAGCCGAATAATCTATTTGGACAACCgccacaaccaccaccaaaccaaagcCATACGCAAGATCCCTTCAACTTTTCTGTCGGTAGCAATCCGGTACCAGGGAATCAGCCAGGTCCACAATGGTCGTCATTTCAGAGTACGTCAAACAGTATGAGCGGCTGGGATCAGCCAGCGCAGCCTTCTCAACCGTCAAATGTATCTCCCCGGCAAgcagacgacgatgatggttGGGGAGATTTTGAGGTAGCAGAGCCAACGGGGCAAGCAACTGCAGCGCCAGTATCAGCACAAACTAAAGTGAACGCCCTacctccagatgtcaggAGCAGCGCTTGGAACTCTTATTCTGCTTTTGATTCTCAACCGCCCCAGATACAGCACAATGCAAGACAGACTCCCAACACGGCTCCAACTACCAATTTCATGGGTGGCGGTTTAGGGGACATCGGGGGATTCGGCGACCAGGAGTATCAGATTCCTCAACCGGAGCCAAAGAGAAAATCGCAGTTGAAGACAACACCTGCGGATCCAAATGTATTATTTGACGCAGAGGACTTCGAACTGggcggtgatggagaagacgatgatgaattcgatgagtttggcgagtttggcgactttgaggctgttgaacaaacaaCTCGCTCAAAGCCCACACCCGCGACCGCGTCACAACTTACACAATCACTCGATCTGCTGGGGTTTGACGATCCTCCATTAGCCTCTCCCCCTAATGAAACGGAATTGAAAGCAAAGAACAAGGAGACCCATCCGGCACCAAATCCCTTGAGTTTTGGAGCCATGTCTTCAAGCAAAACGCAACCTACGGAGTCGTCGGCACGTCAACAGCAACCCGCTTCCACTGTACCAGGCATCAAGAAATCGGAGCCTGTGTCTATGCACAAGGCGAAATCTGGATCCGTCTCACTCTCATCCACCAAGAAGAGGGCATCAGTTACGAGGGCCATTTCAGCCAAAGTATCAGCAAACGACGACGAATGGGGAGCTTGGGATGACTTCCCCGAGGGTAACGGAGGGAATGGCATTGGCCAGACATCAAACAGCACCGAGGGGACTGATAGTTGGGGTTGGGATACCGGTGACGACAGCAAACCCAACGCGGTTGCAATAGACGATAGCAGCCCCCCACCAACAAACATTCCCCCTCCCTCAATTCTACTTTCAGCATTTCCAGAGCTTTTTAATACTGGCAACGCCTTGTTTAAGCCGGTGGCGGGTCAAAGCACTTCTGTCAAACAAAAAGTCCTATCGAATCCAAAGGCGGTTCAATTTTTGAACGGATACGTTCTACTTGCTACGACAGCGGCCCGGGTAATTGCAGGGCGAAAACATCGATGGCATCGCGATAAAATATTGGCAAAGAGCATGTCGATTTCAGCTGCTGGGAGCAAGGGAATGAAACTCGCTGGCGTCGATAAGCAACAGGCCGTGCGAGAAGATCGTGAGGCAGCCGACGTGGTCTCTGCATGGCGGGAACACGTTGGAAGACTGCGATCTGCCGTTGCGGCCGCCAATGGCGCAGGCAAGACTAGTCTTAAGGTGCCGGAGCTTACGGAAAACCCCCAGATTCAGACAGCAAAGATGGTCCCAACAGCGCCAAAACCGTGTATCATATGCGGGCTCAAAAGGGAGGAAAGAGTAGCAAAGCTTGATTTGGATATTGAAGACAGCTTTGGAGAATGGTGGGTAGATCACTGGGGCCACCGGGCATGCAAGAATTTTTGGGTTGAGCATGAACAACATTTACGGCAGCGATAA
- a CDS encoding transmembrane GTPase Fzo1 (similar to Coccidioides immitis RS XP_001239750.1): protein MSQDYFTGKGKAPLRSEPDPDPDVDAPKDSEPPSSSTRPQYMTVGTGSTSEHAARLQNMLDVDSGYGGSVTGEDHHMPMPPSANSTSGASNHAARDQASAGHQMWYYKQRAILGRSINKVMDLLQSLQQMNTEWPAHYPTTRPADTTNPDRPGIGRTYSVAGDAASSSSTTAQPPSLMRSLTSVDTSASAESSRAAENRSAPEPRLVSPQIAQELSILKLDLKLGALHQAELVHSLEKSSIASLLDGKIGSSIKHLLSLRERIEDTSSKVLITGDLNAGKSTFCNALLRRKVLPEDQQPCTAIFCEVLDARENAGIEEVHAVHKDCAYNRHDESTYDVFSLIELEKIVSDNDTYTQCKVYVKDIRTVDESLLNNGVVDIALIDAPGLNSDTTKTTAIFARQEEIDVVVFVVSAANHFTQSAREFIWAAAAEKAYLFIVVNGFDNIRDKDRCQKLILDQVSGLSPRTHKESSDLVHFVSSNAIPAATGPAPPRGPGGSGGGSSSGGGGGGDDPSDDGGKGKGKDLDKIRDFEALEASLRRFVLERRARSKLAPAKTYLLNILNDVHTLAQVNEEVAQSEIDRVTAELKEIEPQLASSQKAVSEVGDQVDRNIEETCRDVYDHTRAEINAAVTQAGKTNYNVPYPGIFGAFSYADDIKEAMLSHITNAVTRSEEYGRSKSVHGVNTIKQLGLLHVGDEFQNLQFRPDVMFRRKRDALARQVHIPTELWDFVDWSTLLQRQEKFAGTGMALTVAGAVVPRMIGMGNWMDQALLTTRVLGNENLRQLIVPGIVIAAIAGAAYVLQQIPNSLPPKLATKISSQLAELDYIHANSSRISSSVRKVLRFPADSLRVSLDQSVKDLGNRRDEADKVRHESEEAAKFFHELVGRSQVQRSMVEAVDLETPELH, encoded by the exons ATGAGCCAGGACTATTTCAccggcaagggcaaggcgCCGCTGCGCTCAGAGCCAGATCCCGATCCCGATGTCGACGCGCCAAAGGACTCGGAgcctccatcctcctcgactCGACCACAATACATGACTGTTGGCACCGGGTCAACATCTGAACACGCGGCACGATTACAGAATATGTTAGATGTTGATTCCGGTTATGGCGGAAGTGTTACCGGTGAAGATCACCACATGCCTATGCCGCCGTCGGCCAACTCGACATCTGGCGCATCGAATCATGCTGCTCGAGACCAAGCGAGCGCCGGACATCAGATGTGGTACTACAAACAGCGGGCAATACTAGGCAGGTCGATTAACAAGGTCATGGACTTATTACAGAGCCTTCAGCAAATGAACACTGAATGGCCAGCTCATTATCCGACCACAAGACCAGCGGACACAACGAACCCTGACCGACCAGGAATAGGGCGCACGTATTCGGTTGCCGGCGATGCTGCCAGTTCCTCGTCGACCACCGCCCAGCCTCCATCACTAATGCGATCTCTGACTTCTGTTGATACTTCTGCCTCTGCCGAGTCCAGTCGCGCTGCCGAAAATCGATCAGCCCCCGAACCTAGACTCGTTTCTCCCCAAATCGCTCAGGAGCTTTCTATTTTGAAGTTGGATTTGAAACTAGGGGCTCTGCATCAAGCCGAGCTCGTGCACTCTTTGGAGAAGAGCTCGATTGCCTCTCTGTtagatggcaagattggctCCAGCATAAAGCATCTCCTGTCATTGCGTGAGCGCATCGAAGACACCTCCAGCAAAGTGCTCATCACTGGTGACCTGAACGCAGGAAAGTCGACGTTTTGCAATGCTTTATTACGGCGCAAAGTCTTGCCAGAGGATCAACAACCATGCACCGCCATATTTTGCGAAGTTCTGGATGCGAGAGAAAATGCAGGAATCGAAGAAGTGCATGCAGTACACAAGGATTGCGCTTATAACCGACATGACGAATCAACCTACGACGTATTCTCTTTAATCGAATTAGAAAAGATTGTATCGGACAACGACACTTACACGCAATGCAAAGTCTATGTGAAGGATATCCGGACCGTGGATGAATCACTTCTCAATAATGGAGTTGTCGACATTGCGCTCATTGATGCCCCTGGGCTCAACTCAGACACTACCAAGACGACTGCCATTTTCGCCAGACAAGAGGAAATCGATGTGGTTGTATTCGTTGTCTCAGCCGCAAACCATTTTACACAGTCGGCCAGGGAGTTCATCTgggcagcagctgcagaaaAGGCCTATCTGTTCATTGTGGTCAATGGTTTCGACAATATCAGAGACAAGGATCGCTGCCAGAAGCTCATTCTGGACCAGGTCTCTGGACTGAGCCCACGTACTCACAAAGAATCATCAGATCTGGTTCACTTCGTATCAAGCAACGCCATTCCAGCTGCAACAGGgccagcaccaccacgaGGGCCGGGGGGAAGTGGAGGCGGCAGCTCCagtggtggaggtggaggcggtgatgatCCGAGCGATGATGGAGGaaagggcaagggcaaagacCTGGACAAAATTCGAGACTTTGAGGCTCTGGAAGCATCACTACGTCGATTCGTTCTCGAGAGAAGGGCGAGGTCCAAGCTTGCTCCTGCCAAGACGTATCTTTTGAACATTCTCAACGATGTCCACACCCTGGCGCAGGTGAATGAAGAAGTCGCTCAGTCGGAAATCGACAGAGTTACAGCGGAGCTCAAGGAAATCGAACCTCAACTCGCTTCAAGTCAAAAGGCCGTGTCAGAGGTGGGCGATCAAGTGGATCGAAATATTGAGGAGACATGCCGTGATGTGTATGACCACACTCGGGCTGAAATCAACGCCGCCGTCACTCAAGCCGGCAAGACGAACTATAATGTCCCATACCCCGGCATCTTCGGTGCCTTTAGCTACGCCGACGATATCAAAGAAGCGATGCTCTCCCATATCACCAATGCGGTCACTCGGAGTGAGGAATATGGCAGGAGCAAGAGTGTTCATGGCGTCAATACTATCAAGCAACTTGGCCTCCTACATGTTGGAGATGAGTTCCAGAACCTCCAATTCCGGCCAGACGTCATGTTCCGAAGAAAACGGGATGCTCTTGCACGCCAAGTGCACATTCCAACTGAACTGTGGGACTTTGTGGACTGGTCAACTCTGCTGCAGCGCCAGGAGAAATTTGCCGGCACCGGCATGGCTCTGACAGTGGCGGGTGCTGTTGTACCTCGAATGATTGGCATGGGCAACTGGATGGATCAAGCTCTGCTTACTACCAGGGTGCTGGGCAATGAGAATCTACGACAATTGATCGTTCCTGGAATTGTCATTGCTG CCATCGCTGGAGCCGCCTACGTTCTACAGCAGATTCCCAACTCCCTCCCACCCAAGTTAGCCACCAAGATTTCCTCACAACTAGCCGAACTCGACTACATTCACGCAAACTCATCTCGTATCTCTTCATCAGTCCGCAAAGTCCTACGTTTCCCCGCCGACAGTCTCCGCGTTAGTCTCGACCAGAGTGTGAAGGATTTAGGTAACCGACGAGACGAGGCTGACAAGGTTCGGCACGAGAGCGAGGAAGCAGCGAAATTCTTCCACGAACTCGTGGGTCGAAGTCAAGTGCAGAGAAGCATGGTTGAGGCTGTGGACTTGGAGACGCCGGAATTGCACTGA